A genomic segment from Daphnia pulex isolate KAP4 chromosome 5, ASM2113471v1 encodes:
- the LOC124193826 gene encoding kin of IRRE-like protein 1 isoform X2 has translation MELRFAVVVVFFIFAAFCIHTSHSQGMQQFDREPQYTEANPGEIVIMPCRVFNKKGQCVWQKDGKPVGIYPGKYEWVSSPDLGDCSLRISAARADLDAGEWECQVTASSFDAQDALTSDPARLVVRVPPSPPQLEVELSPIADGGNLTLSAGKEATVRCLSRGGNPAANVKWFLDDRELVGQYNQTNTTDIGKVKTWMAVSTLTYTFNKTDHSKLLRCVALHEAYPTKSRESSVTLDIHYAPEVTLVGTPTVDLEENIDSVSLRCRADANPPATVIWRRVGGNPSLSNKSPVASMGDIYSFQEILEFSPVTRKDSATYSCEAKNTIGTSNLITIPIDIKYSPMIVNVGPAVSQQLTVTLYESTRLECQAEGNPQPRYQWLHRRPKDGEEDIVIRSEDRYLHITNVTYEHQGEYICIATSTINGLERMVQSEAITLRVVGPPQVLNEVSSRFISVERGDDAVIRAVFCADPRPIRVSWRWAAFQMEAGSGSGRFVAEALHKVSPAILPTPPAIVELVGEDEDDEDDVMGNTESSNTNSAYDTAIIENTSTSSTMHHPRSLEVVPTAQSLVARPPQAVFTYPGKRDECYETRLRIQRVEMNDARHYYLTVENDKGSDTFYVTLTVKEPVSMATVIAVVIACLFLIIVVTLCLLYAYRSERCCFDRKGGSKSTDLESMKSDVESVHSSSQCSSSGNNSATSQTSINRGGTQRSSSIGQTKCHVSNSVTKIQTTSSSSSSNSSNLSDASPSSKKLNITTSALPGGGQFKTNIFINGPTATTTTSSLPPTTTTTTTTTITTNPFSALNGESIGNGGIGFPGSALRGPAVAKNQQ, from the exons GGATGCAGCAATTCGACCGCGAACCGCAGTACACCGAAGCCAATCCCGGAGAGATCGTGATCATGCCTTGCAGAGTCTTCAACAAGAAAGGCCAATGCGTCTGGCAGAAAGATGGCAAG CCCGTCGGAATTTACCCTGGGAAATACGAATGGGTTAGCTCACCTGATTTGGGCGATTGCAGCCTACGGATATCCGCCGCCCGAGCCGATCTGGATGCCGGTGAATGGGAATGCCAG GTAACCGCATCGTCATTCGATGCGCAGGACGCCTTGACCTCCGACCCGGCCCGGCTCGTCGTTCGAG TTCCTCCGAGTCCTCCTCAACTGGAAGTGGAATTGAGCCCGATCGCCGACGGTGGCAACCTCACCTTGTCTGCGGGTAAAGAGGCCACAGTTCGGTGCTTGAGCCGCGGTGGCAATCCGGCCGCCAACGTCAAGTGGTTCCTCGATGATCGTGAACTCGTCGGCCAGTACAACCAGACCAACACGACCGACATTGGCAAGGTCAAAACGTGGATGGCCGTCTCGACGCTGACCTACACCTTCAACAAGACGGATCACTCGAAATTACTGCGGTGCGTCGCCCTCCACGAGGCCTATCCGACCAAAAGCCGCGAGTCATCCGTCACGCTCGACATCCACT acGCCCCGGAAGTGACGCTGGTTGGGACTCCGACGGTCGACCTGGAAGAGAACATCGACTCTGTTTCGTTGCGATGCCGGGCGGACGCCAACCCGCCGGCCACTGTGATTTGGCGCCGCGTTGGCGGCAATCCGTCGCTGTCGAACAAATCTCCCGTGGCAAGCATGGGTGACATTTACAGTTTCCAGGAGATCCTGGAATTCTCGCCCGTCACGCGCAAAGATTCCGCCACCTACTCGTGCGAAGCCAAGAACACGATTGGAACCTCGAATCTCATCACGATTCCCATCGACATCAAAT ACTCGCCGATGATTGTCAACGTCGGGCCGGCTGTTAGCCAACAATTGACGGTCACGCTGTACGAGTCGACTCGGCTCGAGTGTCAGGCGGAAGGCAACCCGCAGCCGCGCTACCAGTGGCTCCACAGGCGACCCAAGGACGGCGAAGAGGATATTGTCATCCGGTCGGAAGACCGTTACTTGCACATCACCAACGTGACGTACGAACACCAGGGCGAGTACATTTGCATCGCCACCAGCACCATCAACGGCCTGGAGCGGATGGTCCAGAGTGAAGCCATTACCCTCCGAGTTGTAg GACCTCCACAAGTTTTGAACGAAGTTTCGTCGCGATTCATTTCTGTGGAACGCGGCGACGATGCCGTCATCCGGGCCGTCTTCTGCGCTGATCCACGTCCGATCCGAGTCTCTTGGCGCTGGGCCGCCTTCCAGATGGAGGCCGGCAGCGGCAGCGGTCGCTTCGTTGCCGAGGCTCTGCACAAGGTCTCACCTGCTATCCTACCCACCCCGCCCGCCATTGTCGAGCTTGTGGGCGAGGACGAGGATGACGAGGATGATGTGATGGGCAACACCGAATCCAGCAATACCAATTCAGCTTACGACACTGCAATTATCGAGAACACCAGCACGTCCAGCACAATGCACCATCCACGTAGTTTAGAAGTCGTACCCACCGCTCAGTCTTTGGTTGCACGTCCGCCTCAGGCCGTTTTCACTTATCCG GGGAAGCGAGACGAATGCTACGAGACGCGCTTACGTATCCAGCGCGTCGAAATGAACGACGCCCGTCACTACTATTTGACCGTGGAGAACGACAAAGGCTCGGATACTTTCTACGTCACTCTGACCGTCAAAG AACCTGTTTCCATGGCAACTGTAATCGCCGTGGTGATCGCCTGTCTCTtcctcatcatcgtcgtcacGCTCTGCCTCCTCTACGCCTACCGATCCGAGAGATGCTGTTTCGACC GTAAGGGCGGCTCCAAGTCGACCGATCTGGAAAG TATGAAGAGTGATGTGGAAAGTGTACATAGTAGCAGTCAGTGTAGCAGCAGCGGCAACAACAGCGCCACCAGCCAGACGAGCATCAATCGCGGAGGAACTCAgcggagcagcagcatcggCCAGACAAAGTGCCATGTGAGTAATAGCGTGACAAAGATTcagacgacgtcgtcgtcctcctctTCCAACTCCTCCAACTTGAGCGATGCCAGTCCATCGAGCAAGAAGCTGAATATCACGACGTCAGCCCTTCCCGGTGGCGGCCAATTCAAAACTAACATCTTTATTAACGGTCCGACTGCTACGACCACCACTTCTTCTCTTCcacctactactactaccactactactactaccataACCACTAACCCGTTCTCGGCGCTCAATGGAG aaaGCATTGGGAACGGCGGTATCGGATTCCCGGGGTCTGCTCTACGCGGACCTGCAGTTGCCAAAAACCAGCAATAA
- the LOC124193826 gene encoding kin of IRRE-like protein 1 isoform X1 yields MELRFAVVVVFFIFAAFCIHTSHSQGMQQFDREPQYTEANPGEIVIMPCRVFNKKGQCVWQKDGKPVGIYPGKYEWVSSPDLGDCSLRISAARADLDAGEWECQVTASSFDAQDALTSDPARLVVRVPPSPPQLEVELSPIADGGNLTLSAGKEATVRCLSRGGNPAANVKWFLDDRELVGQYNQTNTTDIGKVKTWMAVSTLTYTFNKTDHSKLLRCVALHEAYPTKSRESSVTLDIHYAPEVTLVGTPTVDLEENIDSVSLRCRADANPPATVIWRRVGGNPSLSNKSPVASMGDIYSFQEILEFSPVTRKDSATYSCEAKNTIGTSNLITIPIDIKYSPMIVNVGPAVSQQLTVTLYESTRLECQAEGNPQPRYQWLHRRPKDGEEDIVIRSEDRYLHITNVTYEHQGEYICIATSTINGLERMVQSEAITLRVVGPPQVLNEVSSRFISVERGDDAVIRAVFCADPRPIRVSWRWAAFQMEAGSGSGRFVAEALHKVSPAILPTPPAIVELVGEDEDDEDDVMGNTESSNTNSAYDTAIIENTSTSSTMHHPRSLEVVPTAQSLVARPPQAVFTYPGKRDECYETRLRIQRVEMNDARHYYLTVENDKGSDTFYVTLTVKVEPVSMATVIAVVIACLFLIIVVTLCLLYAYRSERCCFDRKGGSKSTDLESMKSDVESVHSSSQCSSSGNNSATSQTSINRGGTQRSSSIGQTKCHVSNSVTKIQTTSSSSSSNSSNLSDASPSSKKLNITTSALPGGGQFKTNIFINGPTATTTTSSLPPTTTTTTTTTITTNPFSALNGESIGNGGIGFPGSALRGPAVAKNQQ; encoded by the exons GGATGCAGCAATTCGACCGCGAACCGCAGTACACCGAAGCCAATCCCGGAGAGATCGTGATCATGCCTTGCAGAGTCTTCAACAAGAAAGGCCAATGCGTCTGGCAGAAAGATGGCAAG CCCGTCGGAATTTACCCTGGGAAATACGAATGGGTTAGCTCACCTGATTTGGGCGATTGCAGCCTACGGATATCCGCCGCCCGAGCCGATCTGGATGCCGGTGAATGGGAATGCCAG GTAACCGCATCGTCATTCGATGCGCAGGACGCCTTGACCTCCGACCCGGCCCGGCTCGTCGTTCGAG TTCCTCCGAGTCCTCCTCAACTGGAAGTGGAATTGAGCCCGATCGCCGACGGTGGCAACCTCACCTTGTCTGCGGGTAAAGAGGCCACAGTTCGGTGCTTGAGCCGCGGTGGCAATCCGGCCGCCAACGTCAAGTGGTTCCTCGATGATCGTGAACTCGTCGGCCAGTACAACCAGACCAACACGACCGACATTGGCAAGGTCAAAACGTGGATGGCCGTCTCGACGCTGACCTACACCTTCAACAAGACGGATCACTCGAAATTACTGCGGTGCGTCGCCCTCCACGAGGCCTATCCGACCAAAAGCCGCGAGTCATCCGTCACGCTCGACATCCACT acGCCCCGGAAGTGACGCTGGTTGGGACTCCGACGGTCGACCTGGAAGAGAACATCGACTCTGTTTCGTTGCGATGCCGGGCGGACGCCAACCCGCCGGCCACTGTGATTTGGCGCCGCGTTGGCGGCAATCCGTCGCTGTCGAACAAATCTCCCGTGGCAAGCATGGGTGACATTTACAGTTTCCAGGAGATCCTGGAATTCTCGCCCGTCACGCGCAAAGATTCCGCCACCTACTCGTGCGAAGCCAAGAACACGATTGGAACCTCGAATCTCATCACGATTCCCATCGACATCAAAT ACTCGCCGATGATTGTCAACGTCGGGCCGGCTGTTAGCCAACAATTGACGGTCACGCTGTACGAGTCGACTCGGCTCGAGTGTCAGGCGGAAGGCAACCCGCAGCCGCGCTACCAGTGGCTCCACAGGCGACCCAAGGACGGCGAAGAGGATATTGTCATCCGGTCGGAAGACCGTTACTTGCACATCACCAACGTGACGTACGAACACCAGGGCGAGTACATTTGCATCGCCACCAGCACCATCAACGGCCTGGAGCGGATGGTCCAGAGTGAAGCCATTACCCTCCGAGTTGTAg GACCTCCACAAGTTTTGAACGAAGTTTCGTCGCGATTCATTTCTGTGGAACGCGGCGACGATGCCGTCATCCGGGCCGTCTTCTGCGCTGATCCACGTCCGATCCGAGTCTCTTGGCGCTGGGCCGCCTTCCAGATGGAGGCCGGCAGCGGCAGCGGTCGCTTCGTTGCCGAGGCTCTGCACAAGGTCTCACCTGCTATCCTACCCACCCCGCCCGCCATTGTCGAGCTTGTGGGCGAGGACGAGGATGACGAGGATGATGTGATGGGCAACACCGAATCCAGCAATACCAATTCAGCTTACGACACTGCAATTATCGAGAACACCAGCACGTCCAGCACAATGCACCATCCACGTAGTTTAGAAGTCGTACCCACCGCTCAGTCTTTGGTTGCACGTCCGCCTCAGGCCGTTTTCACTTATCCG GGGAAGCGAGACGAATGCTACGAGACGCGCTTACGTATCCAGCGCGTCGAAATGAACGACGCCCGTCACTACTATTTGACCGTGGAGAACGACAAAGGCTCGGATACTTTCTACGTCACTCTGACCGTCAAAG TAGAACCTGTTTCCATGGCAACTGTAATCGCCGTGGTGATCGCCTGTCTCTtcctcatcatcgtcgtcacGCTCTGCCTCCTCTACGCCTACCGATCCGAGAGATGCTGTTTCGACC GTAAGGGCGGCTCCAAGTCGACCGATCTGGAAAG TATGAAGAGTGATGTGGAAAGTGTACATAGTAGCAGTCAGTGTAGCAGCAGCGGCAACAACAGCGCCACCAGCCAGACGAGCATCAATCGCGGAGGAACTCAgcggagcagcagcatcggCCAGACAAAGTGCCATGTGAGTAATAGCGTGACAAAGATTcagacgacgtcgtcgtcctcctctTCCAACTCCTCCAACTTGAGCGATGCCAGTCCATCGAGCAAGAAGCTGAATATCACGACGTCAGCCCTTCCCGGTGGCGGCCAATTCAAAACTAACATCTTTATTAACGGTCCGACTGCTACGACCACCACTTCTTCTCTTCcacctactactactaccactactactactaccataACCACTAACCCGTTCTCGGCGCTCAATGGAG aaaGCATTGGGAACGGCGGTATCGGATTCCCGGGGTCTGCTCTACGCGGACCTGCAGTTGCCAAAAACCAGCAATAA
- the LOC124193826 gene encoding kin of IRRE-like protein 1 isoform X6 yields MELRFAVVVVFFIFAAFCIHTSHSQGMQQFDREPQYTEANPGEIVIMPCRVFNKKGQCVWQKDGKPVGIYPGKYEWVSSPDLGDCSLRISAARADLDAGEWECQVTASSFDAQDALTSDPARLVVRVPPSPPQLEVELSPIADGGNLTLSAGKEATVRCLSRGGNPAANVKWFLDDRELVGQYNQTNTTDIGKVKTWMAVSTLTYTFNKTDHSKLLRCVALHEAYPTKSRESSVTLDIHYAPEVTLVGTPTVDLEENIDSVSLRCRADANPPATVIWRRVGGNPSLSNKSPVASMGDIYSFQEILEFSPVTRKDSATYSCEAKNTIGTSNLITIPIDIKYSPMIVNVGPAVSQQLTVTLYESTRLECQAEGNPQPRYQWLHRRPKDGEEDIVIRSEDRYLHITNVTYEHQGEYICIATSTINGLERMVQSEAITLRVVGPPQVLNEVSSRFISVERGDDAVIRAVFCADPRPIRVSWRWAAFQMEAGSGSGRFVAEALHKGKRDECYETRLRIQRVEMNDARHYYLTVENDKGSDTFYVTLTVKEPVSMATVIAVVIACLFLIIVVTLCLLYAYRSERCCFDRKGGSKSTDLESMKSDVESVHSSSQCSSSGNNSATSQTSINRGGTQRSSSIGQTKCHVSNSVTKIQTTSSSSSSNSSNLSDASPSSKKLNITTSALPGGGQFKTNIFINGPTATTTTSSLPPTTTTTTTTTITTNPFSALNGESIGNGGIGFPGSALRGPAVAKNQQ; encoded by the exons GGATGCAGCAATTCGACCGCGAACCGCAGTACACCGAAGCCAATCCCGGAGAGATCGTGATCATGCCTTGCAGAGTCTTCAACAAGAAAGGCCAATGCGTCTGGCAGAAAGATGGCAAG CCCGTCGGAATTTACCCTGGGAAATACGAATGGGTTAGCTCACCTGATTTGGGCGATTGCAGCCTACGGATATCCGCCGCCCGAGCCGATCTGGATGCCGGTGAATGGGAATGCCAG GTAACCGCATCGTCATTCGATGCGCAGGACGCCTTGACCTCCGACCCGGCCCGGCTCGTCGTTCGAG TTCCTCCGAGTCCTCCTCAACTGGAAGTGGAATTGAGCCCGATCGCCGACGGTGGCAACCTCACCTTGTCTGCGGGTAAAGAGGCCACAGTTCGGTGCTTGAGCCGCGGTGGCAATCCGGCCGCCAACGTCAAGTGGTTCCTCGATGATCGTGAACTCGTCGGCCAGTACAACCAGACCAACACGACCGACATTGGCAAGGTCAAAACGTGGATGGCCGTCTCGACGCTGACCTACACCTTCAACAAGACGGATCACTCGAAATTACTGCGGTGCGTCGCCCTCCACGAGGCCTATCCGACCAAAAGCCGCGAGTCATCCGTCACGCTCGACATCCACT acGCCCCGGAAGTGACGCTGGTTGGGACTCCGACGGTCGACCTGGAAGAGAACATCGACTCTGTTTCGTTGCGATGCCGGGCGGACGCCAACCCGCCGGCCACTGTGATTTGGCGCCGCGTTGGCGGCAATCCGTCGCTGTCGAACAAATCTCCCGTGGCAAGCATGGGTGACATTTACAGTTTCCAGGAGATCCTGGAATTCTCGCCCGTCACGCGCAAAGATTCCGCCACCTACTCGTGCGAAGCCAAGAACACGATTGGAACCTCGAATCTCATCACGATTCCCATCGACATCAAAT ACTCGCCGATGATTGTCAACGTCGGGCCGGCTGTTAGCCAACAATTGACGGTCACGCTGTACGAGTCGACTCGGCTCGAGTGTCAGGCGGAAGGCAACCCGCAGCCGCGCTACCAGTGGCTCCACAGGCGACCCAAGGACGGCGAAGAGGATATTGTCATCCGGTCGGAAGACCGTTACTTGCACATCACCAACGTGACGTACGAACACCAGGGCGAGTACATTTGCATCGCCACCAGCACCATCAACGGCCTGGAGCGGATGGTCCAGAGTGAAGCCATTACCCTCCGAGTTGTAg GACCTCCACAAGTTTTGAACGAAGTTTCGTCGCGATTCATTTCTGTGGAACGCGGCGACGATGCCGTCATCCGGGCCGTCTTCTGCGCTGATCCACGTCCGATCCGAGTCTCTTGGCGCTGGGCCGCCTTCCAGATGGAGGCCGGCAGCGGCAGCGGTCGCTTCGTTGCCGAGGCTCTGCACAAG GGGAAGCGAGACGAATGCTACGAGACGCGCTTACGTATCCAGCGCGTCGAAATGAACGACGCCCGTCACTACTATTTGACCGTGGAGAACGACAAAGGCTCGGATACTTTCTACGTCACTCTGACCGTCAAAG AACCTGTTTCCATGGCAACTGTAATCGCCGTGGTGATCGCCTGTCTCTtcctcatcatcgtcgtcacGCTCTGCCTCCTCTACGCCTACCGATCCGAGAGATGCTGTTTCGACC GTAAGGGCGGCTCCAAGTCGACCGATCTGGAAAG TATGAAGAGTGATGTGGAAAGTGTACATAGTAGCAGTCAGTGTAGCAGCAGCGGCAACAACAGCGCCACCAGCCAGACGAGCATCAATCGCGGAGGAACTCAgcggagcagcagcatcggCCAGACAAAGTGCCATGTGAGTAATAGCGTGACAAAGATTcagacgacgtcgtcgtcctcctctTCCAACTCCTCCAACTTGAGCGATGCCAGTCCATCGAGCAAGAAGCTGAATATCACGACGTCAGCCCTTCCCGGTGGCGGCCAATTCAAAACTAACATCTTTATTAACGGTCCGACTGCTACGACCACCACTTCTTCTCTTCcacctactactactaccactactactactaccataACCACTAACCCGTTCTCGGCGCTCAATGGAG aaaGCATTGGGAACGGCGGTATCGGATTCCCGGGGTCTGCTCTACGCGGACCTGCAGTTGCCAAAAACCAGCAATAA
- the LOC124193826 gene encoding kin of IRRE-like protein 1 isoform X9, translating to MELRFAVVVVFFIFAAFCIHTSHSQGMQQFDREPQYTEANPGEIVIMPCRVFNKKGQCVWQKDGKPVGIYPGKYEWVSSPDLGDCSLRISAARADLDAGEWECQVTASSFDAQDALTSDPARLVVRVPPSPPQLEVELSPIADGGNLTLSAGKEATVRCLSRGGNPAANVKWFLDDRELVGQYNQTNTTDIGKVKTWMAVSTLTYTFNKTDHSKLLRCVALHEAYPTKSRESSVTLDIHYAPEVTLVGTPTVDLEENIDSVSLRCRADANPPATVIWRRVGGNPSLSNKSPVASMGDIYSFQEILEFSPVTRKDSATYSCEAKNTIGTSNLITIPIDIKYSPMIVNVGPAVSQQLTVTLYESTRLECQAEGNPQPRYQWLHRRPKDGEEDIVIRSEDRYLHITNVTYEHQGEYICIATSTINGLERMVQSEAITLRVVGPPQVLNEVSSRFISVERGDDAVIRAVFCADPRPIRVSWRWAAFQMEAGSGSGRFVAEALHKVSPAILPTPPAIVELVGEDEDDEDDVMGNTESSNTNSAYDTAIIENTSTSSTMHHPRSLEVVPTAQSLVARPPQAVFTYPGKRDECYETRLRIQRVEMNDARHYYLTVENDKGSDTFYVTLTVKEPVSMATVIAVVIACLFLIIVVTLCLLYAYRSERCCFDL from the exons GGATGCAGCAATTCGACCGCGAACCGCAGTACACCGAAGCCAATCCCGGAGAGATCGTGATCATGCCTTGCAGAGTCTTCAACAAGAAAGGCCAATGCGTCTGGCAGAAAGATGGCAAG CCCGTCGGAATTTACCCTGGGAAATACGAATGGGTTAGCTCACCTGATTTGGGCGATTGCAGCCTACGGATATCCGCCGCCCGAGCCGATCTGGATGCCGGTGAATGGGAATGCCAG GTAACCGCATCGTCATTCGATGCGCAGGACGCCTTGACCTCCGACCCGGCCCGGCTCGTCGTTCGAG TTCCTCCGAGTCCTCCTCAACTGGAAGTGGAATTGAGCCCGATCGCCGACGGTGGCAACCTCACCTTGTCTGCGGGTAAAGAGGCCACAGTTCGGTGCTTGAGCCGCGGTGGCAATCCGGCCGCCAACGTCAAGTGGTTCCTCGATGATCGTGAACTCGTCGGCCAGTACAACCAGACCAACACGACCGACATTGGCAAGGTCAAAACGTGGATGGCCGTCTCGACGCTGACCTACACCTTCAACAAGACGGATCACTCGAAATTACTGCGGTGCGTCGCCCTCCACGAGGCCTATCCGACCAAAAGCCGCGAGTCATCCGTCACGCTCGACATCCACT acGCCCCGGAAGTGACGCTGGTTGGGACTCCGACGGTCGACCTGGAAGAGAACATCGACTCTGTTTCGTTGCGATGCCGGGCGGACGCCAACCCGCCGGCCACTGTGATTTGGCGCCGCGTTGGCGGCAATCCGTCGCTGTCGAACAAATCTCCCGTGGCAAGCATGGGTGACATTTACAGTTTCCAGGAGATCCTGGAATTCTCGCCCGTCACGCGCAAAGATTCCGCCACCTACTCGTGCGAAGCCAAGAACACGATTGGAACCTCGAATCTCATCACGATTCCCATCGACATCAAAT ACTCGCCGATGATTGTCAACGTCGGGCCGGCTGTTAGCCAACAATTGACGGTCACGCTGTACGAGTCGACTCGGCTCGAGTGTCAGGCGGAAGGCAACCCGCAGCCGCGCTACCAGTGGCTCCACAGGCGACCCAAGGACGGCGAAGAGGATATTGTCATCCGGTCGGAAGACCGTTACTTGCACATCACCAACGTGACGTACGAACACCAGGGCGAGTACATTTGCATCGCCACCAGCACCATCAACGGCCTGGAGCGGATGGTCCAGAGTGAAGCCATTACCCTCCGAGTTGTAg GACCTCCACAAGTTTTGAACGAAGTTTCGTCGCGATTCATTTCTGTGGAACGCGGCGACGATGCCGTCATCCGGGCCGTCTTCTGCGCTGATCCACGTCCGATCCGAGTCTCTTGGCGCTGGGCCGCCTTCCAGATGGAGGCCGGCAGCGGCAGCGGTCGCTTCGTTGCCGAGGCTCTGCACAAGGTCTCACCTGCTATCCTACCCACCCCGCCCGCCATTGTCGAGCTTGTGGGCGAGGACGAGGATGACGAGGATGATGTGATGGGCAACACCGAATCCAGCAATACCAATTCAGCTTACGACACTGCAATTATCGAGAACACCAGCACGTCCAGCACAATGCACCATCCACGTAGTTTAGAAGTCGTACCCACCGCTCAGTCTTTGGTTGCACGTCCGCCTCAGGCCGTTTTCACTTATCCG GGGAAGCGAGACGAATGCTACGAGACGCGCTTACGTATCCAGCGCGTCGAAATGAACGACGCCCGTCACTACTATTTGACCGTGGAGAACGACAAAGGCTCGGATACTTTCTACGTCACTCTGACCGTCAAAG AACCTGTTTCCATGGCAACTGTAATCGCCGTGGTGATCGCCTGTCTCTtcctcatcatcgtcgtcacGCTCTGCCTCCTCTACGCCTACCGATCCGAGAGATGCTGTTTCGACC TATGA
- the LOC124193826 gene encoding kin of IRRE-like protein 1 isoform X8, giving the protein MELRFAVVVVFFIFAAFCIHTSHSQGMQQFDREPQYTEANPGEIVIMPCRVFNKKGQCVWQKDGKPVGIYPGKYEWVSSPDLGDCSLRISAARADLDAGEWECQVTASSFDAQDALTSDPARLVVRVPPSPPQLEVELSPIADGGNLTLSAGKEATVRCLSRGGNPAANVKWFLDDRELVGQYNQTNTTDIGKVKTWMAVSTLTYTFNKTDHSKLLRCVALHEAYPTKSRESSVTLDIHYAPEVTLVGTPTVDLEENIDSVSLRCRADANPPATVIWRRVGGNPSLSNKSPVASMGDIYSFQEILEFSPVTRKDSATYSCEAKNTIGTSNLITIPIDIKYSPMIVNVGPAVSQQLTVTLYESTRLECQAEGNPQPRYQWLHRRPKDGEEDIVIRSEDRYLHITNVTYEHQGEYICIATSTINGLERMVQSEAITLRVVGPPQVLNEVSSRFISVERGDDAVIRAVFCADPRPIRVSWRWAAFQMEAGSGSGRFVAEALHKVSPAILPTPPAIVELVGEDEDDEDDVMGNTESSNTNSAYDTAIIENTSTSSTMHHPRSLEVVPTAQSLVARPPQAVFTYPGKRDECYETRLRIQRVEMNDARHYYLTVENDKGSDTFYVTLTVKVEPVSMATVIAVVIACLFLIIVVTLCLLYAYRSERCCFDL; this is encoded by the exons GGATGCAGCAATTCGACCGCGAACCGCAGTACACCGAAGCCAATCCCGGAGAGATCGTGATCATGCCTTGCAGAGTCTTCAACAAGAAAGGCCAATGCGTCTGGCAGAAAGATGGCAAG CCCGTCGGAATTTACCCTGGGAAATACGAATGGGTTAGCTCACCTGATTTGGGCGATTGCAGCCTACGGATATCCGCCGCCCGAGCCGATCTGGATGCCGGTGAATGGGAATGCCAG GTAACCGCATCGTCATTCGATGCGCAGGACGCCTTGACCTCCGACCCGGCCCGGCTCGTCGTTCGAG TTCCTCCGAGTCCTCCTCAACTGGAAGTGGAATTGAGCCCGATCGCCGACGGTGGCAACCTCACCTTGTCTGCGGGTAAAGAGGCCACAGTTCGGTGCTTGAGCCGCGGTGGCAATCCGGCCGCCAACGTCAAGTGGTTCCTCGATGATCGTGAACTCGTCGGCCAGTACAACCAGACCAACACGACCGACATTGGCAAGGTCAAAACGTGGATGGCCGTCTCGACGCTGACCTACACCTTCAACAAGACGGATCACTCGAAATTACTGCGGTGCGTCGCCCTCCACGAGGCCTATCCGACCAAAAGCCGCGAGTCATCCGTCACGCTCGACATCCACT acGCCCCGGAAGTGACGCTGGTTGGGACTCCGACGGTCGACCTGGAAGAGAACATCGACTCTGTTTCGTTGCGATGCCGGGCGGACGCCAACCCGCCGGCCACTGTGATTTGGCGCCGCGTTGGCGGCAATCCGTCGCTGTCGAACAAATCTCCCGTGGCAAGCATGGGTGACATTTACAGTTTCCAGGAGATCCTGGAATTCTCGCCCGTCACGCGCAAAGATTCCGCCACCTACTCGTGCGAAGCCAAGAACACGATTGGAACCTCGAATCTCATCACGATTCCCATCGACATCAAAT ACTCGCCGATGATTGTCAACGTCGGGCCGGCTGTTAGCCAACAATTGACGGTCACGCTGTACGAGTCGACTCGGCTCGAGTGTCAGGCGGAAGGCAACCCGCAGCCGCGCTACCAGTGGCTCCACAGGCGACCCAAGGACGGCGAAGAGGATATTGTCATCCGGTCGGAAGACCGTTACTTGCACATCACCAACGTGACGTACGAACACCAGGGCGAGTACATTTGCATCGCCACCAGCACCATCAACGGCCTGGAGCGGATGGTCCAGAGTGAAGCCATTACCCTCCGAGTTGTAg GACCTCCACAAGTTTTGAACGAAGTTTCGTCGCGATTCATTTCTGTGGAACGCGGCGACGATGCCGTCATCCGGGCCGTCTTCTGCGCTGATCCACGTCCGATCCGAGTCTCTTGGCGCTGGGCCGCCTTCCAGATGGAGGCCGGCAGCGGCAGCGGTCGCTTCGTTGCCGAGGCTCTGCACAAGGTCTCACCTGCTATCCTACCCACCCCGCCCGCCATTGTCGAGCTTGTGGGCGAGGACGAGGATGACGAGGATGATGTGATGGGCAACACCGAATCCAGCAATACCAATTCAGCTTACGACACTGCAATTATCGAGAACACCAGCACGTCCAGCACAATGCACCATCCACGTAGTTTAGAAGTCGTACCCACCGCTCAGTCTTTGGTTGCACGTCCGCCTCAGGCCGTTTTCACTTATCCG GGGAAGCGAGACGAATGCTACGAGACGCGCTTACGTATCCAGCGCGTCGAAATGAACGACGCCCGTCACTACTATTTGACCGTGGAGAACGACAAAGGCTCGGATACTTTCTACGTCACTCTGACCGTCAAAG TAGAACCTGTTTCCATGGCAACTGTAATCGCCGTGGTGATCGCCTGTCTCTtcctcatcatcgtcgtcacGCTCTGCCTCCTCTACGCCTACCGATCCGAGAGATGCTGTTTCGACC TATGA